A genomic region of Kribbella sp. NBC_00382 contains the following coding sequences:
- a CDS encoding enoyl-CoA hydratase-related protein, producing the protein MTELVHLAVVDGVATITLDSPHNKNALSQQLTSELLAHLETADSDDAVRVIVVRSALDVFCSGADLSEATSVGMKVGAQRMVDVQRAIVANSKPIVTRVAGPVRAGGIGIVAASDISIAGHSATFALTEVRLGLAAATISLTVIPRLTDRAASLTFLTGDSFDGVEAANLGLVTQSVPDAEVDYALSETLKSLLKGAPQGLRESKKLLNRELLADIDARGTELAELSASLFGSPAAQEAMLAFLNRKKK; encoded by the coding sequence ATGACGGAACTGGTGCACCTGGCGGTTGTTGACGGCGTCGCGACGATCACGCTGGACTCGCCGCACAACAAGAACGCGCTCTCTCAGCAGCTCACCAGCGAACTGCTGGCCCACCTGGAGACGGCCGACTCGGATGATGCAGTCCGCGTGATCGTGGTCCGGTCGGCGCTGGATGTCTTCTGCTCGGGCGCTGATCTGTCCGAGGCGACGTCGGTCGGCATGAAGGTCGGGGCGCAGCGGATGGTCGACGTTCAGCGCGCGATCGTCGCGAACTCCAAGCCGATCGTCACCCGGGTCGCCGGACCGGTACGAGCCGGTGGCATCGGCATTGTTGCCGCGTCGGACATCAGTATCGCCGGCCACAGCGCGACCTTCGCCCTCACCGAGGTACGCCTCGGCCTGGCCGCCGCGACGATCTCCCTGACGGTTATTCCCCGCCTGACCGATCGCGCCGCCTCCCTCACCTTCCTCACCGGCGACAGCTTCGATGGCGTCGAAGCTGCCAACCTAGGTCTGGTCACCCAGTCGGTCCCCGACGCTGAAGTCGACTACGCCCTCTCCGAAACCCTCAAGTCGCTACTCAAAGGCGCACCGCAAGGTCTGCGCGAGTCGAAGAAGTTGCTCAACCGCGAACTCCTCGCCGATATCGATGCCCGAGGCACCGAGTTGGCCGAGTTGTCCGCGAGCCTCTTCGGCTCCCCCGCAGCCCAGGAAGCCATGCTGGCTTTCCTGAACCGCAAGAAGAAGTAA
- a CDS encoding VOC family protein, whose protein sequence is MVLRTKAHWFGVVLNSPDPAALAGFYQRLLGWTLYPSDDDSDFVSLAPSEKAGYNLAFQREELYERPVWPAEAGKPQMQLHLDLEVDSLDEAVAHAVGCGAELPEFQPQDNVRVMLDPDGHPFCLYLG, encoded by the coding sequence ATGGTTCTCAGGACGAAGGCTCATTGGTTTGGTGTGGTGCTCAACTCGCCTGATCCGGCGGCGTTGGCTGGGTTTTACCAGCGGCTGCTCGGGTGGACGCTTTATCCCTCGGATGATGACTCCGACTTTGTCAGCTTGGCGCCTTCGGAGAAGGCTGGGTACAACCTGGCTTTTCAGCGTGAGGAGCTGTACGAGCGTCCGGTCTGGCCGGCTGAGGCGGGGAAGCCTCAGATGCAGCTCCATTTGGATCTGGAGGTGGACTCGCTCGATGAGGCGGTTGCGCACGCTGTCGGGTGCGGGGCGGAGTTGCCGGAGTTCCAGCCGCAGGACAACGTGCGTGTGATGCTCGACCCAGATGGGCATCCGTTCTGCCTGTATCTGGGTTGA
- a CDS encoding ornithine cyclodeaminase yields MQVTETVEITGHLMDTGLLSRVLDDIRGYGGEYTLDKFDLGYDKDDPSTVRMTVGAEDEEALQRLLMRIQTKGANLVNPGTPEISEVLQDGVFPDGFYSTTNLPTSVRLNGHWVSVRNPEMDCGLLVEGEDVRTIPMSEVKAGMRIISSAQGVKVTPPIVASSEESFGFMESDVSSEKPQGVLVKQVAEGMREAKAAGLKVLWVGGPGIVHTGAAPAMVAIVEAGFVDVMFAGNALATHDIESSLYGTSLGVDLARGRGVEHGHEHHIRAINTIRKAGSIAAAVETGVLTSGVMHALVKKGNKFVLVGSVRDDGPLPDVYTDVLAGQRAMRAELEGVGYCLMAATMLHSVATGNILPASVPLTCVDINPATVTKLADRGSAQARGIVTDVGLFIEHLARELSPTYADAK; encoded by the coding sequence GTGCAGGTCACCGAGACGGTCGAGATCACCGGCCACCTGATGGATACCGGGTTGCTCTCCCGGGTCCTCGACGACATCCGCGGGTACGGCGGTGAGTACACGCTGGACAAGTTCGACCTCGGCTACGACAAGGACGACCCGTCCACCGTCCGGATGACCGTCGGCGCCGAGGACGAGGAAGCGCTCCAGCGCCTCCTGATGCGGATCCAGACCAAGGGCGCCAACCTGGTCAACCCCGGTACGCCGGAGATCTCCGAAGTACTCCAGGACGGCGTCTTCCCGGACGGCTTCTACTCGACCACGAACCTGCCGACCAGTGTCCGGCTGAACGGCCACTGGGTATCGGTCCGCAACCCCGAGATGGACTGCGGCCTGCTCGTCGAGGGCGAGGACGTCCGGACCATCCCGATGTCCGAGGTCAAGGCCGGGATGCGGATCATCTCCAGCGCCCAGGGCGTCAAGGTCACTCCCCCGATCGTCGCGAGCAGCGAGGAGTCGTTCGGCTTCATGGAGTCGGACGTGTCCAGCGAGAAGCCGCAGGGCGTCCTGGTCAAGCAGGTCGCCGAGGGCATGCGCGAGGCGAAGGCGGCCGGGCTGAAGGTGCTCTGGGTCGGCGGCCCGGGCATCGTCCACACCGGCGCCGCGCCGGCGATGGTCGCGATCGTCGAGGCGGGTTTCGTCGACGTCATGTTCGCCGGCAACGCGCTCGCCACCCACGACATCGAATCGTCTCTGTACGGTACGTCGCTCGGCGTCGACCTGGCTCGCGGTCGCGGGGTCGAGCACGGGCACGAGCACCACATCCGCGCGATCAACACGATCCGCAAGGCCGGTTCGATCGCCGCGGCCGTCGAGACCGGCGTACTGACCTCGGGCGTGATGCACGCGCTGGTCAAGAAGGGCAACAAGTTCGTCCTGGTCGGCTCGGTCCGCGACGACGGCCCGCTGCCGGACGTCTACACCGACGTACTGGCCGGCCAGCGAGCGATGCGCGCCGAACTCGAGGGCGTCGGCTACTGCCTGATGGCCGCCACCATGCTCCACTCAGTTGCCACCGGCAACATCCTGCCTGCGTCGGTCCCGCTCACCTGCGTAGACATCAACCCGGCCACCGTCACCAAACTAGCCGACCGCGGCTCCGCCCAAGCCCGCGGAATCGTCACCGACGTAGGCCTCTTCATCGAACACCTAGCCCGAGAACTCTCCCCCACGTACGCCGACGCCAAGTAG
- a CDS encoding alpha/beta hydrolase, with protein sequence MPVQAHAEEFRSPGSGANAATGVLLSHGFTGSPRSMRPFGEHLAAAGYGVAVPRLPGHGTTWQEMNNTRWQDWYAVLDNELERLRKEHDRVFVAGLSMGGCLVLRLAEQHGADISGVILVNPSVQTDDKRLVLLPVLQRLVPSFPGISNDIKKPDVDEGAYSRMPLRALHSLSQLWTLTRADLAKVTQPVLLFRSTVDHVVEPSSGRSILASISSRDVTETLLEDSYHVATLDNDAPRIFADTTTFIHRVSADA encoded by the coding sequence GTGCCAGTGCAAGCCCACGCGGAGGAGTTCCGCAGCCCAGGATCCGGCGCGAACGCCGCGACCGGGGTCCTGCTGAGCCACGGCTTCACCGGCTCACCACGGTCGATGCGGCCGTTCGGCGAGCACCTGGCGGCAGCGGGGTACGGAGTCGCGGTGCCGCGGCTGCCTGGGCACGGTACGACCTGGCAGGAGATGAACAACACCCGCTGGCAGGACTGGTACGCCGTACTCGACAACGAGCTGGAGCGGCTGCGCAAGGAGCACGACCGGGTGTTCGTGGCCGGCCTGTCGATGGGCGGCTGTCTGGTACTACGGCTCGCCGAGCAGCACGGGGCAGACATCTCGGGTGTGATCCTCGTCAACCCGTCCGTGCAGACCGACGACAAGCGACTCGTCCTGCTCCCGGTGCTGCAGCGGCTCGTCCCGTCGTTCCCCGGCATCTCGAACGACATCAAGAAGCCCGACGTCGACGAGGGCGCCTACTCCCGGATGCCGCTGCGCGCGCTGCACTCGCTCTCGCAGCTCTGGACGCTCACCCGGGCGGATCTGGCCAAAGTCACCCAGCCGGTGCTGCTTTTCCGCAGTACTGTCGATCATGTCGTGGAACCGAGCTCGGGCCGGTCGATCCTGGCGTCGATATCGTCCCGCGACGTAACCGAAACCCTGCTCGAGGACAGCTACCACGTGGCCACTCTGGACAACGACGCACCCCGCATCTTCGCCGACACCACCACCTTCATCCACCGGGTATCCGCCGATGCATGA
- a CDS encoding lysophospholipid acyltransferase family protein, producing MTEVKALLYLFLRRFFVGPIAKLLFRPRVEGLENIPSTGPALLVSNHLAFTDSVFLPVAVPRQIIFPAKSEYFTAPGLKGRLMATFFRSIGQIPIDRSGGRASLAALNTGLEILAKGELFGIYPEGTRSPDGRLYKGKTGVARMAIVAGVPVIPVAMIDTEKLNPPGSVWPKFLIREPGRRLPRLIRPGVSIGKPLDFSRYEGMERDRFVLRSVTDEIMYAMMELSGQEYVDMYAEKAKELIKAGESVDEHIKPRLGDTKAS from the coding sequence GTGACGGAGGTGAAGGCGTTGCTGTACCTGTTCCTCAGGCGGTTTTTCGTCGGACCGATTGCGAAGCTCCTCTTCCGTCCCAGGGTCGAGGGGCTGGAGAACATTCCCTCGACCGGGCCGGCCCTGCTGGTGAGCAACCACCTGGCGTTCACCGACTCGGTGTTCCTGCCGGTCGCGGTGCCGCGCCAGATCATCTTCCCGGCCAAGTCGGAGTACTTCACCGCGCCCGGGCTGAAGGGCCGCCTGATGGCGACCTTCTTCCGCTCGATCGGCCAGATCCCGATCGATCGCTCCGGCGGCCGCGCCTCGCTGGCCGCGCTGAACACCGGGCTGGAGATCCTCGCCAAGGGCGAGCTGTTCGGCATCTACCCCGAGGGCACCCGCTCGCCCGACGGCCGGCTCTACAAGGGCAAGACCGGCGTGGCCCGGATGGCGATCGTGGCCGGCGTGCCGGTCATCCCGGTGGCGATGATCGACACCGAGAAGCTCAACCCGCCCGGCTCGGTCTGGCCGAAGTTCCTGATCCGTGAACCCGGTCGCCGGCTGCCGAGGCTGATCCGCCCCGGCGTGTCGATCGGCAAGCCGCTGGACTTCTCCCGGTACGAGGGGATGGAGCGCGACCGGTTCGTACTGCGCTCGGTCACCGACGAGATCATGTACGCGATGATGGAGCTGTCCGGCCAGGAGTACGTCGACATGTACGCCGAGAAGGCCAAGGAGCTCATCAAGGCCGGCGAGTCGGTCGACGAGCACATCAAGCCCCGCCTCGGCGACACCAAGGCGTCCTGA
- a CDS encoding DUF2237 family protein, protein MTEASMDGDLNVLGEQLQECGTDPVTGFFRDGCCTTGPEDLGSHTVCAVMTTEFLTHQAGVGNDLSTPRPEFNFAGLRPGDRWCVVAARWLQAYHAGAAAPVVLASTHARSLDTIPLSVLREHAVDVPPDLSSLS, encoded by the coding sequence ATGACTGAAGCCTCCATGGATGGCGACCTCAACGTCCTGGGCGAGCAGCTCCAGGAGTGCGGCACCGACCCGGTCACCGGCTTCTTCCGCGACGGTTGCTGCACGACCGGCCCCGAGGACCTCGGCAGCCACACGGTCTGCGCGGTGATGACGACGGAGTTCCTCACCCACCAGGCCGGCGTGGGCAACGACCTGTCCACCCCGCGACCCGAGTTCAACTTCGCCGGATTGCGGCCGGGCGACCGCTGGTGTGTCGTCGCGGCCCGCTGGCTGCAGGCGTACCACGCCGGCGCCGCGGCTCCCGTAGTACTGGCCTCCACCCACGCCCGCTCCCTCGACACGATCCCCCTGAGCGTGCTGCGAGAGCACGCGGTGGATGTTCCACCGGATCTCAGCTCGCTCAGCTAG
- a CDS encoding type IV toxin-antitoxin system AbiEi family antitoxin domain-containing protein, producing the protein MENDQQGQVPAALTGDESVRLFVELRQRQKGAFSRAQALEYGITDKVLQRRCRVRQLQRVHHGVYVDFTGPLPWETRLWAAWLACGPDAALTGKTALRYYGLEGDWDDADPIHLAVPHARRLDPRAMILVTRWRELDSRLHPTRRPPTVRLEVALLTTASRERETARQAAMLLDACRQRRTSPQRLLAELETLGQLPGREAIRQILLDAADGVQSFLEQCYLHRVERAHGLPVADRQVRAVPTAGTAAAGHSTTAGPTTAASVSPSKRVVYRDVEYSPYGVIVELDGRLGHSDALSRWRDMSRDNAAATSGKLTLRFGYQLVGHPCETAAQVVTALHHRGWTGAPRPCSPTCALGEDPVQIRGGKYRHSRAKSSPTRAQTLPPAS; encoded by the coding sequence GTGGAGAACGATCAGCAGGGGCAGGTACCGGCGGCGTTGACGGGTGATGAGTCGGTTCGGTTGTTCGTGGAGTTGCGGCAGCGGCAGAAGGGGGCCTTCAGCCGGGCGCAGGCGTTGGAGTACGGGATCACCGACAAGGTGCTCCAACGGAGGTGCCGGGTGCGGCAACTGCAGCGGGTGCATCACGGCGTGTACGTCGACTTCACCGGTCCGTTGCCGTGGGAAACCAGGCTGTGGGCTGCCTGGCTCGCCTGCGGGCCGGACGCTGCCCTGACCGGCAAGACCGCTCTCCGGTACTACGGGTTGGAGGGCGACTGGGATGACGCCGACCCGATCCACCTGGCCGTGCCCCATGCGCGTCGCCTCGATCCCCGGGCAATGATTCTCGTCACCCGCTGGCGCGAGCTCGATTCGCGGTTGCACCCGACTCGCAGGCCACCGACCGTACGGCTGGAGGTCGCCTTGCTGACAACCGCGAGCCGGGAACGAGAGACCGCACGGCAAGCAGCCATGCTTCTGGACGCCTGTCGCCAGCGCCGGACATCTCCACAACGACTGCTGGCCGAACTGGAGACGCTCGGGCAGCTGCCCGGTCGAGAGGCCATCCGGCAGATCCTGCTCGACGCGGCAGACGGCGTGCAGTCGTTCCTCGAACAGTGCTACCTCCACCGGGTCGAGCGGGCTCACGGCCTGCCCGTTGCCGACCGCCAGGTCCGAGCCGTCCCAACTGCCGGCACCGCCGCTGCCGGCCACTCCACCACGGCCGGGCCTACGACCGCTGCCTCGGTCAGCCCCTCGAAGCGCGTCGTCTATCGCGACGTCGAGTATTCGCCGTACGGCGTGATCGTCGAACTCGACGGCCGGCTAGGCCACTCCGACGCGCTGTCTCGCTGGCGTGACATGAGCCGGGACAACGCCGCTGCGACGAGCGGAAAGCTCACGCTGCGGTTCGGGTACCAGTTGGTCGGCCACCCCTGCGAAACCGCGGCCCAAGTGGTGACCGCCTTGCACCACCGCGGCTGGACCGGCGCCCCTCGCCCCTGCTCCCCCACCTGTGCACTTGGGGAGGATCCTGTCCAGATCCGGGGAGGCAAATACCGCCATTCGAGGGCAAAATCCTCCCCAACCCGGGCGCAAACCCTCCCCCCGGCTAGCTGA
- a CDS encoding class II 3-deoxy-7-phosphoheptulonate synthase, with product MQFATLSAGEVPGVPTLEELRAMKPLQQPEWPDQGALEQVIGQLRTLPPLVFAGECDDLTTKIGAVARGEAFLLQGGDCAETFDGVTAENIRAKLRVLLQMSVVLQYAASVPVVKVGRIAGQYAKPRSSGDETRNGVTLPSYRGDAVNGLEFTEKSRIPDPERLRGVYNAAAATLNLTRAFTTGGYADLHQVHAWNTDFVKSSPVGQRYEQLAGEIERALAFMRACGATADEFKTVDFYASHEALILEYEHALTRIDSRTELPYDVSGHLLWVGERTRQLDGAHVEFLSTLSNPLGVKIGPTTTPEYIRALIDKLNPKGIEGRLTFITRMGAGKIRDGLPPLLEAVRDHGSPIAWVCDPMHGNTYETPNGYKTRNFDDVIDEVQGFFDAHEQVGTWPGGMHIELTGDDVTECLGGGEELVAEDLVNRYETACDPRLNRHQSLELAFLVAERLRGARA from the coding sequence ATGCAATTTGCGACGTTGAGTGCGGGGGAAGTGCCTGGGGTTCCGACTCTTGAGGAGCTGCGGGCGATGAAGCCGCTGCAGCAGCCCGAGTGGCCGGATCAGGGTGCGTTGGAGCAGGTCATCGGGCAACTCAGGACGTTGCCGCCGCTGGTGTTCGCGGGTGAGTGCGACGACCTGACGACCAAGATCGGTGCCGTCGCGCGCGGTGAGGCGTTCCTGCTGCAGGGTGGTGACTGCGCCGAGACGTTCGACGGGGTGACCGCCGAGAACATCCGGGCCAAGCTCCGGGTACTGCTCCAGATGTCCGTCGTACTCCAGTACGCCGCGAGCGTGCCGGTCGTGAAGGTCGGGCGGATCGCCGGGCAGTACGCCAAGCCGCGCAGCTCGGGCGACGAGACCCGCAACGGCGTGACGCTGCCGTCGTACCGGGGGGACGCGGTCAACGGGCTGGAGTTCACCGAGAAGTCGCGGATCCCGGACCCCGAGCGGCTCCGTGGCGTCTACAACGCGGCCGCCGCGACGCTCAACCTGACCCGCGCGTTCACCACCGGTGGGTACGCCGACCTGCACCAGGTGCACGCCTGGAACACCGACTTCGTGAAGTCCTCGCCGGTCGGCCAGCGCTACGAGCAGCTGGCCGGTGAGATCGAGCGGGCGCTCGCCTTCATGCGCGCCTGCGGGGCGACCGCCGACGAGTTCAAGACGGTCGACTTCTACGCCTCGCACGAGGCGCTCATCCTGGAGTACGAGCACGCCCTGACCCGGATCGACTCGCGGACCGAGCTGCCGTACGACGTGTCCGGGCACCTGCTCTGGGTGGGGGAGCGGACCCGCCAGCTCGACGGCGCGCACGTGGAGTTCCTGTCGACGCTGAGCAACCCGCTCGGCGTCAAGATCGGCCCGACCACGACCCCGGAGTACATCCGCGCGCTGATCGACAAGCTGAACCCGAAGGGCATCGAGGGCCGGCTGACCTTCATCACCCGGATGGGCGCGGGCAAGATCCGCGACGGGCTGCCGCCGCTGCTGGAGGCGGTCCGCGACCACGGCTCGCCGATCGCCTGGGTCTGCGACCCGATGCACGGCAACACCTACGAGACGCCGAACGGCTACAAGACCCGCAACTTCGACGACGTGATCGACGAGGTGCAGGGCTTCTTCGACGCGCACGAGCAGGTCGGCACCTGGCCGGGCGGCATGCACATCGAGCTCACCGGCGACGACGTCACCGAGTGCCTCGGCGGCGGCGAGGAGCTGGTCGCCGAGGACCTGGTCAACCGCTACGAGACCGCCTGCGACCCCCGCCTCAACCGTCACCAGTCGCTCGAGCTCGCCTTCCTGGTCGCCGAACGCCTCCGAGGCGCACGAGCATGA
- a CDS encoding threonine aldolase family protein encodes MIDLRSDTVTKPSAGMLAAMTSAPLGDDVYGEDPTVTELEETVAALLGHEAGLFTVTGSLANILGVRALVAPGSEVLCEASAHIARAELGAHAAVSGVTTRTWSAPGGQIDLDQIRALIAPDLGPYFVQTAAVSVENTHNFGGGAIQRSYDALADELDSIGMPLHLDGARLWNASVASGISMKAYASRAAAASVCLSKGLGAPIGSVLVGSAELVKESRVWRKRLGAGWRQAGVLAAAGLYAIQNNVERLAEDHANARQIAEILADAAPGSIKPDQVDTNIVVADLAATSKTVAEVVAGAKAEGVLVGGVGATQLRLVTHLDASATDCRRAAEVVASLLH; translated from the coding sequence GTGATCGACCTTCGCTCCGACACGGTGACCAAGCCGTCCGCGGGGATGCTGGCGGCGATGACGAGTGCTCCGCTCGGGGACGACGTGTACGGCGAGGACCCCACGGTCACCGAGCTCGAGGAAACGGTCGCCGCGCTGCTCGGGCATGAGGCCGGACTCTTCACGGTGACCGGCTCGCTGGCCAACATCCTCGGCGTCCGGGCACTCGTTGCTCCGGGCTCCGAGGTTCTCTGTGAGGCGAGCGCTCACATCGCACGAGCCGAACTGGGCGCACACGCCGCCGTAAGCGGAGTCACCACGCGGACCTGGAGCGCACCGGGCGGCCAGATCGACCTGGACCAGATCCGCGCCCTGATCGCCCCCGACCTCGGCCCGTACTTCGTGCAGACGGCAGCCGTCTCGGTCGAGAACACCCACAACTTCGGCGGCGGCGCGATCCAGCGCTCGTACGACGCCCTGGCCGACGAGTTGGACTCGATCGGCATGCCGCTCCACCTCGACGGCGCCCGGCTGTGGAACGCATCGGTCGCCTCGGGCATCTCGATGAAGGCGTATGCCTCCCGAGCAGCCGCCGCCAGCGTCTGCCTCAGCAAAGGCCTAGGCGCCCCGATCGGCTCCGTGCTGGTCGGCTCGGCCGAGCTCGTCAAGGAGTCGCGGGTCTGGCGCAAACGCCTCGGCGCCGGCTGGCGGCAGGCCGGCGTACTGGCTGCGGCCGGTCTCTACGCGATCCAGAACAACGTCGAGCGTCTAGCCGAGGACCACGCCAACGCCCGGCAGATCGCCGAGATCCTCGCTGACGCGGCCCCCGGCTCGATCAAGCCGGACCAGGTCGACACCAACATCGTCGTCGCCGACCTTGCCGCCACCAGCAAGACGGTCGCGGAGGTCGTCGCGGGAGCGAAGGCGGAGGGCGTCCTGGTCGGCGGAGTAGGCGCTACGCAACTCCGCCTGGTCACCCATCTGGATGCATCGGCCACGGACTGCCGCCGCGCAGCCGAAGTGGTCGCAAGTCTCTTGCACTGA
- a CDS encoding ribose-phosphate diphosphokinase produces the protein MREIVVFSGSAHSSLAKQICADLGVDLSPVEIHRFSNDCLQVQLQVNCRQRDVYIVQPLVPPTQEHLMELLLMIDAARGASAAQITAVMPHYAYARSDKKDASRISIGARLVADLLVAAGVDRVLTMTLHAPQVHGFFSVPVDHLTAIGVLAEHFRGTDLTNTVVVSPDLGNAKTATQFARLLGLPVAAGSKQRLSDDRVVIDAIVGDVAGKKAIILDDEIATGGSIIELLDRLKDLGCTQAAVATTHGLFAGKAVERLRSHPSITEVISTDTVPRPDGFPELQVSSVSGLFAEAIKRIHDGESVSSLFDGVDPTHAPPQPKLPF, from the coding sequence GTGCGAGAGATCGTCGTGTTCAGTGGCAGTGCCCATTCCAGCCTTGCCAAGCAGATCTGCGCCGATCTCGGTGTGGACCTGTCGCCGGTGGAGATCCACCGGTTCAGCAATGACTGCCTACAGGTCCAGCTGCAGGTGAACTGCCGCCAGCGGGACGTCTACATCGTCCAGCCGCTGGTTCCGCCGACCCAAGAGCACCTGATGGAGCTGCTCTTGATGATCGACGCCGCCAGGGGTGCCTCGGCCGCTCAGATCACCGCGGTGATGCCGCACTACGCCTATGCGCGCTCGGACAAGAAGGACGCGTCGCGGATCTCGATCGGCGCCCGCCTGGTGGCCGACCTGCTCGTCGCGGCCGGTGTCGACCGGGTGCTGACGATGACGCTGCACGCACCCCAGGTGCACGGGTTCTTCTCCGTACCCGTCGACCACCTGACCGCGATCGGCGTACTGGCCGAGCACTTCCGCGGTACCGACCTCACGAACACCGTTGTCGTCAGCCCCGACCTGGGCAACGCGAAGACCGCGACCCAGTTCGCCCGGCTGCTCGGCCTGCCGGTCGCCGCGGGCAGCAAGCAGCGGCTGTCCGACGACCGGGTGGTGATCGACGCGATCGTCGGCGACGTGGCCGGCAAGAAGGCGATCATCCTGGACGACGAGATCGCCACCGGCGGCTCGATCATCGAGCTGCTCGACCGGCTGAAGGACCTCGGCTGCACCCAGGCCGCCGTCGCGACCACCCACGGACTGTTCGCCGGCAAGGCGGTCGAGCGGCTGCGCTCGCATCCGTCGATCACCGAGGTGATCAGCACCGACACCGTGCCCCGCCCGGACGGCTTCCCCGAGCTGCAGGTCAGCTCGGTCTCCGGCCTGTTCGCCGAGGCGATCAAGCGCATCCACGACGGCGAATCGGTCAGCAGCCTCTTCGACGGCGTCGACCCGACCCACGCCCCACCGCAGCCCAAACTGCCTTTCTAG
- a CDS encoding GNAT family N-acetyltransferase has product MTLDSVAEQLTFRPANEASWEDLQAVLGDSDAGQCHCQRFKTRGWMWNVTTEPERAGLMREQTNCDNPRARQTSGLVAYLDDEPVGWCAVEPRTAYPRFLGRTPVPWKGRNEDKEDDSVWVIACFVTRLGYRRRGVSYGMARATIDYARERGARALEGYPMLPAAGKDVPWGELHVGHYSVFEEAGFKEVSHPTLRRYVMRIDL; this is encoded by the coding sequence ATGACGCTCGACTCCGTTGCCGAGCAGTTGACGTTCCGGCCGGCGAACGAGGCGTCGTGGGAGGACCTGCAGGCCGTCTTGGGCGACAGCGACGCCGGGCAGTGTCATTGCCAGCGGTTCAAGACGCGCGGGTGGATGTGGAATGTGACCACCGAGCCCGAGCGGGCCGGGCTGATGCGGGAGCAGACAAACTGCGACAACCCGCGGGCCCGGCAGACGAGTGGGCTGGTCGCCTACCTTGACGACGAGCCGGTCGGGTGGTGTGCGGTGGAACCGCGGACGGCGTACCCGCGATTCCTCGGGCGTACGCCGGTGCCGTGGAAGGGCCGCAACGAGGACAAGGAGGACGACTCGGTCTGGGTCATCGCCTGCTTCGTCACGCGGCTCGGGTATCGGCGGCGAGGGGTCAGCTACGGGATGGCTCGCGCGACGATCGACTACGCCCGGGAGCGTGGTGCCCGGGCATTGGAGGGGTATCCGATGCTGCCGGCGGCCGGGAAGGACGTGCCGTGGGGTGAGCTGCATGTCGGGCACTACAGCGTCTTCGAGGAGGCCGGCTTCAAGGAAGTCAGCCATCCGACGCTGCGGCGCTATGTGATGCGGATCGACCTCTAA
- a CDS encoding mycothiol transferase, protein MTDHNLPHEAPIAGTELETMLGSLERQRRIFAWKCGGLDSAGLQKSHPPSTMTLGGLLKHLGLCEDEYFTHRLLGTELGAPWDAVDWDADSEWEWHSAADDTAEQLYDLWNAAADRSRAAVAGALADGGLDHFAEYKNSRGESPTLRRLLIDLIEEYARHAGHADLIRETVDGLTGEEPPR, encoded by the coding sequence ATGACTGATCACAACCTTCCGCACGAAGCGCCGATCGCCGGGACCGAGCTCGAGACCATGCTCGGCTCGCTGGAGCGGCAACGCAGGATCTTCGCCTGGAAGTGCGGCGGCCTGGACTCCGCCGGCCTGCAGAAGTCGCATCCGCCGTCGACGATGACTCTGGGCGGGCTGCTGAAGCACCTCGGGCTGTGCGAGGACGAGTACTTCACCCACCGGCTGCTCGGGACGGAACTGGGAGCGCCTTGGGACGCGGTCGACTGGGATGCCGACTCCGAGTGGGAGTGGCACTCGGCCGCGGACGACACGGCAGAGCAGCTCTACGACCTCTGGAACGCTGCGGCCGACCGCTCGCGAGCAGCGGTCGCCGGGGCGCTGGCTGACGGCGGGCTGGACCACTTCGCGGAGTACAAGAACTCCCGGGGCGAAAGCCCGACCCTGCGCCGCCTTCTGATCGACCTGATCGAGGAGTACGCCCGCCATGCCGGCCACGCCGACCTGATCCGCGAGACGGTGGACGGGCTGACCGGTGAAGAGCCGCCGCGATGA